In Parasteatoda tepidariorum isolate YZ-2023 chromosome 2, CAS_Ptep_4.0, whole genome shotgun sequence, one DNA window encodes the following:
- the LOC107441304 gene encoding speckle-type POZ protein-like, translating to MPSLFEYSESLTFPISDSNSVELTLNSTEEKMKILIHFKDDESESSQQLTCTLSLFDKIGCNLGSKRTGNVCKRGETWTFPDLITKEMLRCCETNSSRYEFMLKCDVCISRKTHTNSIERLKFVSPCSLKSIRRDIPIPAMQSNFRSIFLNQNDSDVTTRCKNDEFPAHRLVLKVRSPVFAAMFDQDMLENKTGVVDIADMDGKTLKAFLEFLYTDKVDKLDYDIAKNLILTADKYQVPSLVDMCASFLISIISIENVCEIIAIADMINCKNLKSFALNFIKVNAAKVLPTAA from the coding sequence ATGCCTTCTCTATTTGAGTATTCTGAAAGCCTAACTTTTCCAATCTCAGATTCAAATAGTGTTGAATTAACTTTGAATTCTACAgaagaaaagatgaaaattttgattcactTTAAAGATGATGAGTCTGAATCATCTCAACAATTAACATGCACGTTATCTCTCTTCGATAAAATAGGATGCAATCTGGGTTCAAAGCGTACTGGGAATGTGTGTAAAAGGGGAGAAACTTGGACTTTTCCAGATTTAATAACAAAGGAAATGTTAAGATGTTGTGAAACGAATTCCTCTCGGTATGAGTTCATGTTGAAGTGCGATGTTTGTATTTCCAGGAAAACTCATACAAATTCTATCGAAAGATTGAAATTCGTGTCACCTTGTAGCCTGAAATCCATACGCAGAGATATTCCAATCCCTGCCATGCAAAGTAACTTTCGAAGCATTTTCCTGAACCAAAATGACTCTGATGTTACAACTCGTTGCAAAAATGATGAATTTCCTGCTCATAGGCTTGTTTTGAAAGTTCGATCCCCAGTGTTTGCCGCCATGTTTGATCAAGACATGCTGGAAAACAAAACCGGTGTAGTGGATATCGCTGACATGGACGGAAAGACTTTGAAAGCGTTTCTTGAATTTTTGTACACGGATAAAGTGGATAAATTGGATTACGATATTGCCAAGAATCTAATATTAACTGCCGATAAATACCAAGTGCCGTCGCTTGTGGATATGTGTGCTTCATTTTTGATATCCATTATATCAATTGAAAATGTGTGTGAAATTATTGCAATCGCTGATATGATAAATTgcaagaatttaaaatcttttgcgCTGAATTTCATTAAGGTTAATGCTGCTAAAGTATTGCCTACTGCAGCGTGA